A stretch of DNA from Micromonospora sp. WMMD1155:
GGATGCGGTCCAGCTCGATGGCGTGCCCGACCGACTCGTGGATCTGCAGGGCCAACTGTTCGCCGCCGAGGATCAGATCCGTCTCACCGGCCGGGCAGAGCGGCGCGGTGAGCAGCGCCCGGGACTCGTCGGCGATCTGCGCGGCGTGCGCGGCCAGGTCGAGCGACTCGACCAACTCCCAACCGGTGGTGCCGTACTGCCCCCGGTAGCTCGGCCAGGACCGCCGCTGCGTCTCGCCGTCACCGATGGAGGTGGCGGAGATGCCGCCACCGCACTCGCGGATCCGCTGGTCGATCCGGTGGCCCTCACTGGAGACGAACCACTTCGCGGTGTCCCAGACCTGGTACAGGCCCTCGGCCAGGTCCGCACCGTGCTCGACCATCGCGCGGGTCGCGTCGACCAGCAGGTCGCCCTTGTCCGACAGTGGCACCCCGAGTGGGTCGATCTGGCAGCCGGACGCCCAGCTCGCGGTGACGGCCTCGGTGGGCACCAGGTCGACTGCCGGGCCCGGCACCCGCGCGCTCGCCATCGCGGTACGCGTCGCGCGCCGGCCGGCGTCGCGGGCGGCGGCGTCGGAGAGATCGGGTACGGCGTAGAAGCCCCAACTGGCGCCGACGAGCGCCCGGACGCCAAGCCCGATGCTCTCGTCCTGGGTCAGCTCCTCCACGTCACCGTTGCGGGCGGTCATCGACTCGTAGCGGCGATGCATCACCCGTGCGTCGGCGTACCGCGCTCCCGCGTCGAGGGCGGCCTGGACGGCGGCGGTGGCCGCGTCGAACTCGGTCATGGGACCGACCCTAGGCCAGCCGACCGACACCCGTCAGGGGAGCAACTCCTCCGGCCGAATGGTGGCCTTCACCGGCTCAGTGAGCACCAGCTGATCGCCCGGTCTGGTTACGGACTGCTCGATGTAGTGACCGCCCCGCCGCCGGTACAGATGCATGGTGCCGCTCTCCTGCTCCACCAGGAGGTACCACTCGATGCCGGCGGCAGCGTAGTAGTGCATCTTGAGCACTTTGTCAGTCGACGCGTTGCTCGGCGAGATGATCTCGCAAACTAGCCGCACGTCACCTGCCTCGACGTTGAGTTCGTCGAAGTCGATCGGGCCGGTGATAACAAGATCAGGGATCGGGATCCGGCCGGGCCTGAGGCGGACGTTCACCGCTTCCAAGACGTGTAGGCCGGCCTCGCGAACCGGGGCTCGTAGCATCGCGCGTAGTTCGCCGGAGATGTTCTGGTGTCGGGGGGTGGGGGCTGGGGTCACGTGGAGGCTCCCGTCGAAGAGTTCGACGCGTTGCTGCGTCTCGCCGAGGGCGAGGTACTCCTCT
This window harbors:
- a CDS encoding Uma2 family endonuclease, which codes for MTAAVFNHEGPWTEEEYLALGETQQRVELFDGSLHVTPAPTPRHQNISGELRAMLRAPVREAGLHVLEAVNVRLRPGRIPIPDLVITGPIDFDELNVEAGDVRLVCEIISPSNASTDKVLKMHYYAAAGIEWYLLVEQESGTMHLYRRRGGHYIEQSVTRPGDQLVLTEPVKATIRPEELLP
- a CDS encoding TldD/PmbA family protein; translated protein: MTEFDAATAAVQAALDAGARYADARVMHRRYESMTARNGDVEELTQDESIGLGVRALVGASWGFYAVPDLSDAAARDAGRRATRTAMASARVPGPAVDLVPTEAVTASWASGCQIDPLGVPLSDKGDLLVDATRAMVEHGADLAEGLYQVWDTAKWFVSSEGHRIDQRIRECGGGISATSIGDGETQRRSWPSYRGQYGTTGWELVESLDLAAHAAQIADESRALLTAPLCPAGETDLILGGEQLALQIHESVGHAIELDRILGWEAAFAGTSWLDLAQLGSLRYGSELMNITIDPTIPGALGSFGFDDEGSPAVKRDAVRDGRWVGVLAGRDSAAMAGLDYGGSVRADGWARLPMVRMTNVGLEPGPHTLEEIIAATDDGVLMDLNRSWSIDDKRLNFQFGCEVGWEIKKGRRGRMLRNPTYTGIGPLFWRSMDMLSNETISWGTPNCGKGQPGQIGHTGHPAAPARFRNVRVGVSA